The following coding sequences lie in one Mycobacterium sp. 050128 genomic window:
- a CDS encoding F420-dependent biliverdin reductase: protein MANTTTRLTNDALAFLSERHLAMLTTLRADNSPHVVAVGFTFDPTTHIARVITSGGTQKAVNADRAGVAVLSQVDGARWISLEGRSKVNNDADAVRDAELRYAQRYRTPRPNPRRVVIEVQIERVLGSSDLLDRGGE, encoded by the coding sequence ATGGCGAACACCACGACGCGGCTCACCAACGACGCTTTGGCGTTTCTGTCCGAACGTCATCTGGCGATGCTGACCACGCTGCGGGCGGACAACTCGCCGCATGTGGTGGCCGTCGGATTCACCTTCGATCCCACGACCCACATCGCCCGGGTGATCACCAGCGGCGGCACGCAGAAGGCCGTTAACGCCGACCGTGCCGGGGTGGCCGTGCTCAGCCAGGTCGACGGCGCGCGCTGGATTTCCCTTGAGGGCCGGTCCAAGGTCAACAACGACGCCGATGCCGTGCGCGACGCGGAGCTGCGTTACGCGCAGCGCTACCGCACGCCCCGGCCCAATCCAAGGCGCGTGGTCATCGAGGTTCAGATCGAGCGGGTGCTCGGGTCGTCAGATCTGCTCGACCGCGGCGGCGAGTAG
- a CDS encoding SDR family NAD(P)-dependent oxidoreductase, with protein MDDTGAGPVLILGGRSEIGIELACHLAKEATVVLAARRADQLDEQVTAVKTAGAKAVHTREFDADDLASHGPLVAEVIAEHGPIATAVLAFGILGNQARAEADADHAAAVVHTDYVAQVSMLTHLANAMRASNRGSLVVFSSIAGARVRRANYVYGSAKAGLDGFASGLADALHGTGVHLLISRPGFVIGRMTEGMTPAPLSSTPQQVAAATARALKKGRRTVWIPWALGPAAAVMRMLPQFVWRRMPR; from the coding sequence GTGGACGACACGGGCGCAGGTCCAGTTCTAATTCTCGGCGGCCGCAGCGAGATCGGCATTGAACTCGCATGCCACCTTGCGAAAGAAGCAACGGTGGTGCTGGCCGCGCGCCGAGCCGATCAGCTCGACGAGCAGGTCACCGCGGTCAAAACTGCCGGCGCGAAGGCGGTCCACACCCGTGAATTCGACGCCGACGACCTGGCCTCGCACGGCCCGCTGGTCGCCGAAGTCATCGCCGAGCATGGGCCCATCGCCACCGCGGTGCTGGCTTTCGGAATCTTGGGCAATCAGGCCCGCGCCGAGGCCGACGCCGACCACGCCGCGGCCGTCGTGCACACCGACTACGTCGCCCAGGTCAGCATGCTCACTCATCTGGCCAACGCCATGCGCGCCTCAAACCGCGGATCGTTGGTGGTGTTCTCCTCGATCGCCGGTGCCCGCGTGCGTCGGGCCAATTACGTCTACGGTTCGGCGAAGGCCGGCCTCGACGGCTTCGCCAGCGGCCTGGCCGATGCGCTGCACGGCACCGGGGTGCACTTGCTCATCTCGCGCCCGGGATTCGTCATCGGGCGTATGACAGAGGGCATGACGCCGGCACCGCTGTCCAGCACCCCGCAACAGGTGGCCGCAGCGACGGCCCGGGCCCTCAAGAAGGGTCGGCGCACGGTGTGGATCCCGTGGGCGTTGGGGCCCGCGGCCGCCGTCATGCGGATGCTGCCGCAATTCGTCTGGCGCAGGATGCCGCGATGA
- the cbiE gene encoding precorrin-6y C5,15-methyltransferase (decarboxylating) subunit CbiE translates to MIVVVGIGADGMAGLSAKSKRELQTATVIYGAERQLNLLDDTAAAERKPWPSPMLPALQALPIDGPDIHIVASGDPLMHGVGGTLIRLHGAENVRVIPHVSSVTLACARLGWNVHDTEVISLVTAPPHTAVRRGGHAIVLSQSGSTPKVLSELLTAHGRGDSEFSVLEQLGGPAERRRDGTARDWVDDDIDDLNVIAIRYLPDERITPLPDEAFAHDGQITKHGIRALTLAALKPRPRERLWDVGAGSGSIAVEWCRSWPGCTAVAFEQDEQRRMNIEFNAAAFGVTIDVRGEAPGQFDGAAQPDAIFIGGGLTHPGVLDACLEHLPTGGRLVANVVTTESEAQLLQAYSRRGGELRRFQLYQGEPVGGFTGWRPQYPVTQWAVTK, encoded by the coding sequence ATGATCGTCGTGGTCGGCATCGGCGCCGACGGCATGGCCGGCCTATCCGCAAAATCGAAGCGCGAATTACAAACGGCCACAGTCATTTACGGCGCCGAACGGCAACTCAACTTGCTTGACGACACGGCGGCCGCCGAGCGCAAACCATGGCCGTCGCCGATGCTGCCCGCCCTGCAAGCACTGCCGATCGACGGCCCAGACATCCACATCGTCGCCAGCGGCGACCCGCTCATGCACGGCGTCGGGGGCACCCTGATCCGCCTCCACGGCGCCGAAAACGTCCGCGTAATACCGCACGTCTCATCGGTGACGCTGGCGTGCGCCCGGCTGGGCTGGAACGTCCACGACACCGAGGTGATCAGCCTGGTCACCGCCCCGCCGCACACCGCGGTACGCCGCGGCGGCCACGCGATCGTGCTGTCGCAAAGCGGATCCACGCCGAAGGTCTTAAGCGAATTACTCACCGCGCACGGCCGCGGTGATTCCGAGTTCAGCGTGCTCGAACAACTGGGCGGCCCGGCCGAACGCCGCCGCGACGGCACCGCCCGCGACTGGGTCGACGACGACATCGACGATCTCAACGTGATCGCCATCCGCTACCTGCCCGACGAACGCATCACGCCATTGCCCGACGAAGCGTTCGCTCACGACGGCCAGATAACCAAACACGGCATCCGGGCACTCACCCTCGCGGCTCTCAAGCCTCGGCCCCGCGAGCGGTTGTGGGATGTCGGCGCGGGCTCGGGCAGCATCGCCGTCGAATGGTGCCGCAGTTGGCCGGGCTGCACCGCCGTGGCGTTCGAGCAAGACGAGCAGCGTCGGATGAACATCGAGTTCAATGCCGCCGCCTTCGGCGTCACCATCGACGTGCGGGGCGAAGCGCCCGGCCAGTTCGACGGTGCCGCACAGCCTGACGCCATCTTCATCGGTGGCGGACTGACCCATCCCGGCGTCCTCGATGCTTGCCTCGAGCACCTCCCGACGGGAGGGCGCCTGGTCGCCAATGTCGTGACGACAGAATCGGAAGCTCAACTACTGCAGGCATATTCACGGCGAGGCGGTGAACTGCGACGTTTTCAGCTTTACCAGGGCGAACCGGTGGGCGGCTTCACCGGGTGGCGCCCGCAGTACCCGGTCACCCAGTGGGCGGTGACAAAGTGA
- the cobM gene encoding precorrin-4 C(11)-methyltransferase yields MTVYFIGAGPGAADLITVRGQRLLQRCETCLYAGSIMPDDLLTLCPPGAKIVDTGPLTLEQIVAELGDANGKGHDVARLHSGDPSLYSALAEQCRRLEALGIGYEIVPGVPAFAAAAAALNRELTVPGVAQTVTLTRVSTLSTAMPAGEDLQTLARSGGTLVLHLAAAQIDAIVPQLLSNGYRPETPCAVVAFASWPQEVTLRGTLADIADQMHQADITKTAVIIVGDVLAAEGFTDSYLYSAGRTRGSRH; encoded by the coding sequence GTGACCGTTTACTTCATCGGCGCCGGCCCCGGGGCCGCCGACCTGATCACCGTCCGCGGCCAACGACTGCTGCAACGATGCGAAACATGCCTATACGCGGGTTCGATCATGCCGGACGACCTGCTGACCCTGTGTCCGCCTGGCGCGAAGATCGTTGACACCGGACCGTTGACGCTCGAGCAGATCGTCGCTGAACTCGGCGATGCGAACGGCAAGGGTCACGACGTCGCCCGACTGCACTCCGGTGATCCGTCGCTGTACAGCGCGCTCGCCGAGCAATGTCGGCGACTCGAGGCGCTGGGAATCGGCTACGAAATCGTGCCCGGCGTACCGGCTTTCGCCGCGGCAGCCGCCGCCCTGAACCGCGAGCTCACCGTCCCGGGAGTGGCGCAGACCGTCACACTTACTCGGGTATCGACACTGTCGACTGCCATGCCGGCCGGCGAAGACCTGCAAACTCTGGCCCGATCCGGCGGCACGCTGGTACTGCATCTGGCTGCCGCCCAGATCGACGCCATTGTTCCGCAGTTGCTGTCCAACGGCTACCGACCCGAAACGCCCTGCGCAGTGGTTGCTTTCGCAAGCTGGCCACAAGAAGTAACCCTGCGCGGCACGCTGGCCGACATCGCCGACCAGATGCACCAGGCCGACATCACCAAGACCGCCGTCATCATCGTCGGCGATGTGCTTGCCGCCGAGGGTTTTACGGACAGCTACTTGTACTCGGCCGGGCGAACCCGGGGGAGTCGACACTGA
- a CDS encoding cobalt-precorrin-6A reductase: MRVLLLGGTAEGRALAKALHPDVDVISSLAGRVPDPALPVGEVRIGGFGGADGLKRWLREHDIDAVVDATHPFAATMTAHAAQACEELRMKHLVLARPAWDPGAATVVASDNEAAKAVAGQRYERIFLTTGRSGTNAFAKSDAWFLIRAVTEPETQALPRNHQLLLSRGPYDYDNEIAIMREYRIDALVTKNSGGDMTKAKLDAAAALDIPVVMVDRPPLPKGVHKVGTVREAADWIARQA; the protein is encoded by the coding sequence ATGCGAGTGCTGCTGCTCGGTGGCACCGCCGAGGGGCGCGCGCTCGCCAAAGCCTTGCACCCCGATGTCGACGTGATCAGCTCACTGGCCGGGCGGGTCCCGGATCCGGCGCTGCCCGTCGGCGAGGTGCGCATCGGCGGGTTCGGGGGCGCCGACGGCCTCAAACGCTGGTTACGAGAACACGACATCGACGCCGTGGTCGACGCCACCCACCCGTTCGCGGCGACCATGACCGCGCATGCCGCGCAGGCCTGTGAAGAACTGCGCATGAAGCACCTGGTGTTGGCCCGGCCGGCGTGGGACCCCGGCGCCGCAACCGTCGTCGCATCCGACAACGAAGCTGCGAAAGCCGTTGCCGGCCAACGCTATGAACGAATATTTCTCACCACCGGCCGCTCGGGAACCAACGCCTTCGCGAAAAGCGACGCATGGTTTCTGATCCGGGCGGTCACCGAACCCGAGACCCAAGCATTACCCCGCAACCACCAACTGCTGTTGTCCCGCGGGCCGTATGACTACGACAACGAAATCGCCATCATGCGCGAGTACCGCATCGACGCCCTGGTGACCAAGAACAGCGGTGGCGACATGACGAAGGCGAAGCTGGATGCCGCTGCGGCGCTGGACATTCCGGTGGTCATGGTGGACCGCCCGCCGCTGCCAAAGGGCGTGCACAAGGTCGGAACCGTGCGAGAAGCCGCGGATTGGATTGCGCGCCAAGCCTAA
- the sigC gene encoding RNA polymerase sigma factor SigC: protein MTASSDDEAVTELALAAARGNERALEAFIKATQQDVWRFVAYLSDAGSADDLAQETFLRAIGAIERFSGRSSARTWLLSIARRVVADHIRHVQSRPRTAPGANPEHVRNGDRHARGFEDLVEVTTMIANLTPEQREALLLTQLLGLPYADAAAVCGCPVGTIRSRVARARDALLADAERDDLTG from the coding sequence ATGACCGCGTCCAGCGACGACGAGGCCGTAACCGAACTGGCCTTGGCAGCCGCGCGCGGGAACGAGCGAGCTCTCGAGGCTTTCATCAAAGCCACCCAGCAAGACGTGTGGCGGTTCGTCGCCTACCTTTCCGACGCGGGCAGCGCCGACGATCTGGCTCAGGAAACCTTCCTGCGGGCAATCGGGGCGATCGAGCGGTTCTCCGGCCGCTCCAGCGCCCGCACCTGGCTGTTGTCCATCGCGCGCCGCGTGGTCGCCGATCACATTCGACACGTCCAGTCGCGGCCGCGCACCGCCCCGGGTGCCAACCCCGAGCACGTGCGCAACGGCGACCGGCACGCGCGCGGATTCGAGGACCTGGTCGAGGTGACGACGATGATCGCCAACCTCACCCCCGAGCAACGCGAGGCGCTGCTGCTGACCCAGTTGCTCGGGCTGCCCTACGCCGACGCCGCCGCCGTGTGTGGCTGCCCGGTCGGCACCATCCGGTCCCGTGTTGCCCGAGCCCGCGATGCGCTACTGGCCGACGCGGAACGCGACGACCTGACCGGTTAG
- a CDS encoding PPE family protein: protein MTAPIWLAFPPEVHSTLLSSGPGPGPLLAAAGAWSALSTEYADAADELTVLLGAVQAGEWQGPSAQQYVAAHAPYLTWLLASSADSTAAAALHETAAGAYTAALAAMPTMGELAANHAIHGALVATNFFGINTIPIAVNEADYARMWVQAATTMSTYEAVSESALAAVPPSTPAPHIMVAAADTSTTQQQATTATQQYPSWMDQLEAWIRQYTTSFAWPVSKELNPGGWPFPPVPWVNSLASFFTQLGLSPTLASAMGWAIFHTLMIFWPFIQVAIQLAVVAIPAMMVVAAAGAAGAAAGAAAIAVSTAVPLAIQPPMPAMAPTPMPTAPAPAGFGNVPTSSSVSAPAPAPATATAMPAHGAPPVGGGPGVGFGPTSTTGLGAGLSDALYAVGLSGLSGSASARNRSRRKSEEPAPDDADAPAAAAAASAKQRLKARRRRGGTAKDKAYRYEYMDLEDTPAAPDDEPVTTAGESGAGPLGFVGAATKSGADDAAGLTTLNGDGLNDGPSVPMLPSSWDKD, encoded by the coding sequence ATGACCGCCCCCATCTGGCTCGCGTTTCCACCAGAGGTGCATTCCACCCTGTTGAGTAGTGGGCCCGGGCCGGGGCCGCTGTTGGCGGCGGCCGGGGCGTGGTCGGCGTTGAGCACCGAATACGCCGACGCCGCCGACGAACTCACCGTGCTGCTGGGTGCGGTGCAGGCCGGGGAGTGGCAGGGCCCGAGCGCGCAGCAGTACGTCGCCGCCCACGCCCCGTATCTGACCTGGCTGCTGGCGAGCTCCGCGGACAGCACGGCTGCGGCCGCATTGCACGAAACGGCCGCCGGCGCCTACACCGCGGCGCTGGCCGCCATGCCCACGATGGGCGAACTCGCCGCGAACCACGCGATTCACGGCGCCCTGGTCGCGACGAACTTCTTCGGCATCAACACGATCCCGATCGCCGTGAACGAGGCCGACTATGCGCGCATGTGGGTGCAGGCCGCCACGACGATGAGCACCTATGAGGCCGTCAGCGAATCCGCACTCGCCGCGGTGCCGCCGTCGACACCCGCGCCGCACATCATGGTGGCGGCCGCCGACACGTCGACCACCCAGCAGCAAGCGACCACGGCGACGCAGCAGTACCCGTCCTGGATGGATCAGCTCGAGGCGTGGATTCGGCAGTACACGACCAGTTTTGCGTGGCCGGTGTCCAAGGAACTCAACCCCGGTGGCTGGCCCTTCCCGCCGGTGCCCTGGGTCAACAGCCTCGCCTCCTTTTTCACGCAGTTGGGGCTCTCGCCCACGCTGGCCAGCGCCATGGGCTGGGCCATCTTCCACACGCTGATGATCTTCTGGCCGTTCATCCAGGTGGCGATTCAGCTGGCCGTCGTCGCCATCCCGGCCATGATGGTCGTCGCCGCGGCCGGGGCCGCCGGCGCCGCGGCGGGCGCGGCGGCGATCGCGGTGAGCACCGCGGTTCCCCTGGCGATCCAGCCGCCGATGCCCGCCATGGCCCCCACGCCGATGCCCACCGCGCCGGCTCCAGCCGGATTCGGCAATGTGCCGACCAGTTCGAGTGTCAGCGCACCCGCGCCTGCACCCGCAACGGCAACTGCCATGCCCGCGCATGGTGCCCCGCCGGTCGGCGGCGGACCCGGCGTTGGCTTCGGCCCGACCAGTACGACGGGACTCGGCGCGGGCCTGTCCGACGCGCTGTACGCCGTTGGGCTGTCCGGACTTTCGGGAAGCGCCAGCGCGCGGAACCGATCCCGCCGCAAGTCAGAGGAGCCCGCGCCGGACGACGCTGACGCCCCGGCCGCGGCCGCGGCAGCATCCGCCAAGCAGCGGTTGAAGGCCCGCCGCCGTCGCGGCGGAACCGCGAAGGACAAGGCCTACCGCTACGAGTACATGGACCTCGAGGACACACCCGCCGCGCCGGACGACGAGCCCGTCACCACCGCCGGGGAGTCTGGCGCCGGGCCGCTCGGATTCGTCGGTGCCGCAACCAAATCCGGCGCGGACGACGCCGCAGGACTGACGACGCTGAACGGCGATGGGCTCAATGACGGTCCGTCCGTGCCGATGCTGCCGAGCAGCTGGGACAAGGACTAG
- a CDS encoding precorrin-2 C(20)-methyltransferase yields MTTRGTLWGVGLGPGDPELVTVKAARVIGEADVVAYHSARHGRSIARGIAEPYLRPGQIEEHLVYPVTTEVTDHPGGYAGAIEDFYIEATQRIAAHLDAGRTVALLAEGDPLFYSSYMHLHTRLTQRFDAVIVPGVTSVSAASAAVATPLVAGDEVLTVLPGTLPVAELTRRLADADAAVVLKLGRSYHTVREALSASGRLDEAFYVERASTAAQRISPAADVDVASVPYFSLAMLPGGRRFEERSPVGAVAVVGLGPGDHDWMTPQSRRELAAATDLIGYGNYLDRVPVRDGQQRHPSDNADEPARARLACALAEQGRAVAVVSSGDPGVFAMATAVLEEAKQWPGVQVRVIPAMTAAQAVASRVGAPLGHDYAVISLSDRLKPWDVIETRLTAAAAADLVLAIYNPASKSRTWQVGAMRDILLTHREPGTPVVIGRNVSGPDEDVHVVRLADLDPADVDMRCLLIVGSSQTQWYTDDSGDKVFTPRRYPT; encoded by the coding sequence ATGACGACCCGGGGCACGCTGTGGGGCGTCGGCCTGGGCCCCGGCGATCCGGAGTTGGTGACCGTCAAGGCGGCGCGGGTGATCGGCGAGGCTGACGTCGTCGCGTACCACAGCGCCCGGCACGGCCGCAGCATCGCCCGTGGCATCGCCGAACCGTATCTGCGGCCCGGTCAGATCGAGGAGCACCTGGTCTATCCGGTGACCACCGAGGTGACCGATCATCCCGGCGGCTACGCCGGTGCGATCGAGGACTTCTATATCGAGGCCACCCAGCGCATCGCCGCGCACCTCGACGCGGGACGCACGGTGGCGCTGCTGGCCGAAGGCGATCCGCTGTTCTACAGCTCGTATATGCATCTGCACACGCGGCTCACGCAGCGGTTCGACGCCGTCATCGTGCCCGGCGTGACATCGGTGAGCGCCGCGTCGGCGGCAGTCGCAACCCCACTGGTGGCCGGCGACGAGGTGCTGACGGTGCTGCCGGGAACCCTGCCCGTCGCCGAGCTGACCCGCCGGCTCGCCGACGCGGACGCCGCCGTGGTGCTCAAGCTGGGCCGTTCGTATCACACTGTGCGGGAAGCTCTTTCGGCATCCGGACGGCTGGACGAAGCGTTCTACGTGGAGCGGGCCAGCACTGCCGCGCAACGCATCTCGCCGGCCGCCGACGTCGACGTGGCCAGCGTGCCCTACTTCTCCCTGGCCATGCTGCCGGGCGGACGCCGGTTCGAGGAACGCTCGCCGGTCGGGGCCGTCGCCGTCGTCGGACTCGGCCCCGGCGACCACGACTGGATGACACCACAGAGCCGGCGTGAGCTGGCCGCCGCGACCGACCTGATCGGCTACGGCAACTACCTCGATCGCGTCCCGGTGCGCGACGGGCAGCAGCGCCACCCCAGCGACAACGCCGACGAACCCGCGCGGGCGCGCCTGGCCTGCGCGCTCGCCGAACAGGGTCGCGCGGTGGCGGTGGTGTCGTCTGGCGATCCGGGAGTGTTCGCGATGGCCACGGCCGTGCTGGAAGAGGCCAAACAATGGCCCGGGGTTCAGGTTCGCGTGATCCCGGCGATGACCGCGGCGCAGGCCGTCGCCAGCCGCGTCGGTGCGCCGCTGGGTCACGACTATGCGGTGATTTCGCTGTCGGATCGGCTCAAGCCATGGGACGTGATCGAGACGCGCCTGACCGCCGCGGCGGCGGCCGATCTGGTGCTGGCCATCTACAACCCGGCGTCCAAAAGCCGGACCTGGCAGGTCGGCGCCATGCGTGACATCCTGCTGACCCATCGCGAACCGGGAACGCCGGTGGTCATCGGCCGCAACGTGTCCGGACCCGACGAGGACGTGCACGTGGTGCGACTGGCCGACCTTGATCCGGCCGACGTCGACATGCGCTGCCTGCTGATTGTCGGTTCTTCTCAAACCCAGTGGTACACAGACGATTCCGGCGACAAGGTGTTCACGCCGCGGCGCTATCCGACCTGA
- a CDS encoding precorrin-8X methylmutase — translation MLDYIRDAAEIYRQSFATIRAEADLARFPADVAQVVVRLIHTCGQVDVAEHVAFTRDVVARTGAALRDGAPVLCDSSMVAAGITKARLPAGNEVVSLVADPRAPELAARRQITRSAAGVELWADRLDGAVLAIGNAPTALFRLLELIDEGAAAPVAVLGGPVGFVGSAQSKVELIDRPRGMSYLVVRGRRGGSAMAAAAVNAIASDTE, via the coding sequence GTGCTCGACTACATCCGCGACGCGGCGGAGATCTATCGCCAGTCGTTCGCGACCATCCGCGCCGAAGCCGACTTGGCCCGATTCCCCGCCGACGTGGCGCAGGTCGTCGTCCGGTTGATCCACACCTGCGGGCAGGTTGACGTCGCCGAGCATGTCGCCTTCACCCGGGACGTGGTGGCGCGGACCGGCGCCGCACTACGAGATGGGGCTCCCGTGCTGTGCGATTCGTCGATGGTGGCCGCCGGCATCACCAAAGCACGGTTGCCCGCCGGCAACGAGGTCGTGTCGTTGGTGGCCGACCCTCGCGCACCCGAGTTGGCCGCGCGACGACAGATCACCCGCTCCGCGGCGGGCGTGGAACTGTGGGCCGACCGGCTCGACGGCGCGGTGTTGGCGATCGGCAACGCGCCTACCGCGCTGTTCCGGCTGCTCGAGCTGATTGACGAGGGAGCCGCGGCGCCGGTGGCGGTGCTCGGCGGGCCGGTGGGATTCGTCGGCTCGGCGCAGTCCAAGGTGGAGCTGATCGATCGCCCACGCGGGATGTCGTATCTGGTGGTGCGGGGCCGCCGCGGCGGCAGCGCGATGGCCGCCGCGGCCGTCAATGCGATCGCGAGCGACACCGAATGA
- the cobG gene encoding precorrin-3B synthase: MARTRDSDACPGALQVHQAADGALVRVRLPGGMITAAQLAALAGLSSGFGSGTLELTVRANVQLRAITDVSAVAEGIAEAGLLPSATHERVRNIVASPLSGRSGGRADVRAWVGALDAAICAEPKLVDLGGRFWFSIDDGRADVSGLGADVGVHVCEDGYALLLMGRDTGLRMAADDVVTTLVGVAVRFTEIRESAWRINELDDIEDLLPGADFGAVPFAPVSKPPVGWIPQDGPGPEGRVTLGAAVPLGVLPAQVAEYLAVIEAPMVITPWRSLLVCDLDEGVADSALRVLAPLGLVFDENSPWLDISACTGSPGCAHSAADVRADAANLIGTDSSVHRHYVGCERACGSPPSGQVLVATGDGYRLLRP, from the coding sequence ATGGCCCGAACCCGCGACAGCGACGCGTGCCCCGGTGCGCTTCAGGTGCATCAGGCCGCAGACGGCGCTCTGGTGCGCGTGCGACTGCCCGGTGGGATGATCACCGCCGCGCAACTGGCGGCGCTGGCCGGCCTGTCCAGCGGCTTCGGCTCGGGAACCTTGGAACTGACCGTGCGCGCCAATGTGCAGTTGCGCGCGATCACCGACGTGTCGGCCGTCGCTGAGGGCATCGCCGAGGCCGGGCTGCTGCCGTCCGCGACGCACGAACGGGTGCGAAACATCGTCGCCTCGCCGCTGTCCGGGCGCTCGGGCGGACGCGCGGACGTGCGGGCCTGGGTGGGCGCGCTGGATGCGGCGATCTGCGCCGAGCCCAAGCTGGTGGATCTGGGTGGCCGGTTTTGGTTCAGCATCGACGACGGCCGTGCCGACGTGTCCGGGCTGGGCGCCGACGTCGGTGTACACGTCTGCGAGGACGGGTACGCGCTGCTGCTGATGGGACGCGACACCGGCCTGCGCATGGCGGCCGACGACGTGGTCACCACGCTGGTCGGGGTCGCCGTCCGGTTCACTGAGATACGCGAAAGTGCTTGGCGTATCAATGAACTGGACGACATCGAGGATCTACTGCCCGGCGCCGATTTCGGCGCGGTCCCGTTTGCGCCGGTCTCCAAACCGCCGGTGGGCTGGATACCCCAGGACGGGCCCGGCCCGGAAGGCCGAGTTACGTTGGGCGCCGCAGTACCGCTGGGTGTGCTGCCCGCGCAGGTCGCGGAGTATCTCGCCGTGATCGAGGCACCGATGGTGATCACGCCGTGGCGCTCGCTGCTCGTGTGCGACCTCGACGAGGGCGTCGCCGATTCCGCGCTGCGGGTGCTGGCGCCGCTGGGTTTGGTGTTCGACGAGAACTCCCCCTGGCTCGACATCAGCGCCTGCACCGGCAGCCCGGGCTGCGCGCACTCGGCCGCCGACGTGCGGGCGGACGCGGCGAACCTCATCGGGACGGATTCGTCGGTGCATCGTCACTACGTCGGCTGCGAACGCGCGTGCGGCAGCCCACCGAGCGGACAGGTGCTGGTCGCTACCGGCGACGGATACCGGCTGCTTCGGCCGTAG